From the genome of Leguminivora glycinivorella isolate SPB_JAAS2020 chromosome Z, LegGlyc_1.1, whole genome shotgun sequence, one region includes:
- the LOC125240510 gene encoding mitochondrial-processing peptidase subunit beta-like, giving the protein MAIHKEIERGREIDMRTKFLRNEPQPQHTQLLNGANVVTLQKEGCKACIAIFADIGSRYELEFENGIAHMFEHMVFKSTKVMSRMELSNNVNALGMKLHAFTTRELVGYYIYCLSDNVYQAITILSQCVLNNALSVEELSCEKRTVYEEIIKQDKNPKSLVFDYLHATAFQGTGLANTILGTTKNLSSVDSVVIARYMQRMLHPCRLCLCAVGAVCHDPIVELANKYLSWNVPSPCKETLYRYTGSDVRYRNDTLPRAHVAYALEGPPFSHVDTVYMELAANLIGGWDKTQVGDVNHGVAVARKAALGDVCDSYKSFNIKYKDTSLWGVQFLSSSLDLEDMMFNIQDTLLGMCTMATEGEMERAKEQMKSKMLQDWATCYGAAKDMAKYTLYNCCYWPPLSDRLEFIDNIKLEDFTSTMYRYLYNKCPAIAAVGPTEGLPDYNRIRASQYWLRL; this is encoded by the exons ATGGCTATTCATAAAGAAATAGAGAGAGGGAGAGAGATAGACATGCGAACTAAA TTTCTCAGGAACGAGCCACAGCCACAGCACACTCAACTACTCAACGGAGCGAATGTAGTCACACTTCAGAAAGAGGGCTGTAAGGCATGCATTGCTATATTCGCGGATATCGGTTCGCGTTACGAGTTGGAATTCGAAAATGGAATCGCGCACATGTTTGAGCACATGGTTTTTAAATCTACGAAAGTCATGTCAAGAATGGAGTTGAGCAACAATGTCAATGCTTTAG GCATGAAATTACACGCATTCACAACGCGAGAGCTGGTGGGCTACTATATATACTGCCTGTCCGATAACGTGTACCAAGCCATCACGATCCTCTCGCAGTGCGTTCTGAACAACGCGCTCAGCGTCGAGGAGCTCTCCTGCGAGAAACGAACCGTCTACGAGGAAATCATCAAGCAGGACAAAAACCCCAAATCCTTAGTCTTCGACTACCTACACGCCACCGCTTTCCAAGGCACCGGACTAGCCAACACTATACTCGGCACCACGAAAAACCTATCCTCAGTAGATTCGGTAGTAATAGCTAGGTATATGCAGAGAATGTTGCACCCCTGCAGATTATGCTTGTGTGCCGTAGGCGCCGTGTGCCATGACCCGATAGTCGAGCTGGCGAACAAGTATTTGAGTTGGAACGTACCTTCTCCGTGTAAGGAAACACTGTACCGGTATACCGGGTCGGATGTTCGCTACAGAAACGACACACTGCCGAGGGCACACGTAGCTTACGCCCTGGAAGGGCCGCCTTTCAGTCACGTAGACACGGTTTATATGGAGTTGGCTGCTAATTTGATTGGTGGTTGGGATAAAACACAAGTCGGCGACGTAAATCATGGAGTGGCGGTCGCTAGAAAAGCTGCGCTCGGTGACGTTTGTGACTCTTACAAATCATTCAATATTAAGTACAAAGATACTTCGCTTTGGGGCGTTCAATTTCTATCTTCGTCGTTGGATCTGGAAGATATGATGTTCAATATTCAGGACACTTTGCTCGGCATGTGCACGATGGCTACTGAAGGCGAAATGGAGAGAGCTAAAGAGCAAATGAAGAGCAAAATGCTACAGGACTGGGCGACATGTTACGGGGCGGCGAAAGACATGGCGAAGTATACGTTGTACAACTGTTGTTACTGGCCTCCGTTGTCGGACAGGCTGGAGTTCATAGACAATATAAAGCTGGAGGACTTCACGAGTACTATGTACCGCTACCTCTACAATAAATGCCCGGCCATTGCAGCGGTGGGCCCCACTGAAGGTCTGCCAGATTACAATAGGATTAGAGCTAGTCAATATTGGCTTAGACTTTAG
- the LOC125240511 gene encoding cytochrome b-c1 complex subunit 1, mitochondrial-like, which translates to MAFKGSTAMSKCGIENFVYASGSRLDARTTHEIQRFTVTCTPEWVQTATVLLSGIVNQLEMNPSEVEREKDNMCLELQDGDRNLKTIVFENLIQSAFQGTTLGLKVIGPSSNIERFDGCMAQTYMCSHYQPWRLVFACSGPVGKSYFLANVCNCLNSMSATCSDSDRGNSRYTASSVIYRDDSKKFLHAAVAFEAPGFLSEDYMTMRVLKNVIGSWNKSQSVVGPWPELAMRCADTELCESFESFYIAFGDVGLFGVYFVCDKMVPEDFLHNWQDVLKMTGCALRAGDAARAKRATKMELFRERAGSYNSCVSMGPEILYRGMRPTLKDYARAADILEPHELQELAYKWLYNAHPVISAAGPSEGLPDYNRLAASQYWLRL; encoded by the coding sequence ATGGCTTTTAAAGGCTCCACTGCCATGTCTAAATGCGGCATAGAAAACTTCGTCTACGCTTCCGGATCGCGTCTCGACGCTCGAACGACCCACGAGATCCAACGGTTCACCGTCACTTGCACTCCCGAGTGGGTACAGACTGCCACTGTTCTTCTCTCTGgaatagtcaaccaattggagaTGAATCCGTCCGAAGTCGAACGCGAAAAAGATAACATGTGCTTAGAGCTCCAAGATGGTGACAGGAACTTGAAAACGATCGTTTTTGAGAACCTGATCCAATCAGCGTTTCAAGGCACGACCTTAGGTCTAAAAGTGATCGGGCCGTCTTCGAATATAGAGCGGTTCGATGGCTGCATGGCTCAGACGTACATGTGCTCGCACTACCAGCCCTGGAGGCTGGTGTTCGCGTGCTCCGGACCTGTCGGGAAGTCATATTTCCTCGCCAACGTGTGCAACTGTCTCAATAGCATGTCCGCGACCTGTTCCGACTCCGACCGAGGCAACAGCAGGTACACGGCCTCTTCAGTGATTTACCGTGACGATTCTAAAAAATTTCTCCACGCGGCGGTGGCTTTTGAAGCACCCGGCTTTTTGAGCGAAGATTATATGACTATGAGAGTACTTAAGAATGTTATCGGATCTTGGAACAAGTCGCAGTCTGTGGTCGGGCCCTGGCCGGAGCTCGCTATGCGTTGCGCGGATACGGAACTGTGTGAAAGTTTCGAGAGCTTCTATATAGCATTCGGTGACGTCGGTCTTTTTGGGGTTTATTTCGTGTGTGACAAGATGGTCCCGGAGGATTTCCTGCATAACTGGCAAGATGTTTTGAAAATGACGGGCTGCGCTTTGAGAGCTGGCGACGCCGCGCGCGCGAAGCGTGCAACGAAGATGGAGTTGTTTCGAGAGCGAGCGGGTTCGTATAATTCGTGCGTGTCCATGGGTCCGGAGATCTTGTACCGGGGCATGCGGCCGACGCTGAAGGACTACGCGCGCGCGGCGGACATCTTGGAGCCTCACGAGCTGCAGGAACTGGCTTACAAGTGGCTGTACAACGCGCACCCGGTGATCTCGGCCGCCGGCCCGTCGGAAGGCCTGCCCGACTACAACAGGCTTGCTGCTAGTCAATATTGGTTGAGATTGTGA